One window of the Penaeus vannamei isolate JL-2024 chromosome 31, ASM4276789v1, whole genome shotgun sequence genome contains the following:
- the LOC113817702 gene encoding uncharacterized protein isoform X1: protein MAGLSGLVADYGSSSDGEQDEDNLAEELQNRMEEKKSTNFFESPPDETNNAKKSKKKPDLEEASLAKPEILENPLRGNAIPSPFAENTSASVFFNPFHKAQEDKKLVLEKHVKMTDNPKDVMEINGKKICWNYRKGRCKFGHKCKFAHDSDISQPLDPKEAQTSSTNPSSLSQTTPGTQVLVEEPASDDTLSKKKKRPGLSDGLVPGKKVQKLYRSQQAKESPWLLKR from the exons ATGGCCGGGCTGAGCGGGCTCGTCGCCGACTATGGCTCCTCCTCGGATGGGGAACAAGATGAAGATAACCTCGCCGAAGAACT ACAGaataggatggaggagaagaaaagcacCAACTTCTTTGAGTCCCCTCCAGATGAAACAAACAATGCCAAAAAGTCTAAGAAAAAACCTGACCTAGAGGAAGCTTCTTTGGCCAAGCCAGAGATTCTGGAGAATCCTCTCCGAGGCAATGCCATCCCATCTCCATTCGCGGAAAACACCTCAGCCTCTGTCTTCTTCAACCCCTTCCACAAAGCACAAGAGGACAAGAAGCTTGTCCTAGAGAAACACGTGAAGATGACAGATAACCCTAAGGATGTGATGGAGATCAACGGCAAGAAGATCTGCTGGAACTACCGGAAGGGCCGCTGTAAGTTTGGCCACAAATGCAAGTTTGCACATGACTCTGACATCAGCCAACCTCTAGACCCCAAAGAAGCTCAGACCTCTAGTACaaatccttcatctctctcccagaCCACCCCTGGAACACAGGTCTTGGTGGAGGAACCTGCGTCTGATGACACATTGTCGAAAAAGAAGAAACGCCCTGGGCTGTCAGATGGGCTTGTTCCCGGGAAAAAAGTTCAAAAATTGTATCGCTCACAACAAGCTAAAGAATCACCATGGCTGCTtaagagatag
- the LOC113817702 gene encoding uncharacterized protein isoform X2, translating into MEEKKSTNFFESPPDETNNAKKSKKKPDLEEASLAKPEILENPLRGNAIPSPFAENTSASVFFNPFHKAQEDKKLVLEKHVKMTDNPKDVMEINGKKICWNYRKGRCKFGHKCKFAHDSDISQPLDPKEAQTSSTNPSSLSQTTPGTQVLVEEPASDDTLSKKKKRPGLSDGLVPGKKVQKLYRSQQAKESPWLLKR; encoded by the coding sequence atggaggagaagaaaagcacCAACTTCTTTGAGTCCCCTCCAGATGAAACAAACAATGCCAAAAAGTCTAAGAAAAAACCTGACCTAGAGGAAGCTTCTTTGGCCAAGCCAGAGATTCTGGAGAATCCTCTCCGAGGCAATGCCATCCCATCTCCATTCGCGGAAAACACCTCAGCCTCTGTCTTCTTCAACCCCTTCCACAAAGCACAAGAGGACAAGAAGCTTGTCCTAGAGAAACACGTGAAGATGACAGATAACCCTAAGGATGTGATGGAGATCAACGGCAAGAAGATCTGCTGGAACTACCGGAAGGGCCGCTGTAAGTTTGGCCACAAATGCAAGTTTGCACATGACTCTGACATCAGCCAACCTCTAGACCCCAAAGAAGCTCAGACCTCTAGTACaaatccttcatctctctcccagaCCACCCCTGGAACACAGGTCTTGGTGGAGGAACCTGCGTCTGATGACACATTGTCGAAAAAGAAGAAACGCCCTGGGCTGTCAGATGGGCTTGTTCCCGGGAAAAAAGTTCAAAAATTGTATCGCTCACAACAAGCTAAAGAATCACCATGGCTGCTtaagagatag